The following coding sequences are from one Terriglobales bacterium window:
- a CDS encoding aromatic ring-hydroxylating dioxygenase subunit alpha: MAQSVNRISNALIDPAVERGFTLPSNYYIEPSWLELEQQRLFFKTWQVIGYHEQVTKPGDYFTFDLLGEPLLVARGTDNALRGFYNVCRHRAGPPAEGCGSRKVFRCGYHGWTYNLEGQLLNAPEMEGVCDFDPRQFALRPIPVDEWGGLVFVNLDPQAEPLLRDLRELPEQAAKFGFDKMRFYKRHDYIMECNWKVYIDNYLEGYHLPSVHPSLNRELDYSQYVTTLYARHLLQYSPIRGPENESTSERRYRQSEAELAAEYYWIFPNWMLNCYPDNMSLNIVLPLGVERTVAIFIWFFPEPTLNTDTPETTFRFSDEIQIEDGQICEVVQRNLRSQSYDRGRYSAKQEKGVHQFHRLYAEAMGLEGRR; the protein is encoded by the coding sequence ATGGCGCAGAGCGTCAACAGAATTTCCAATGCACTTATCGATCCCGCGGTGGAACGGGGTTTCACTCTGCCCTCGAATTACTACATCGAGCCGTCCTGGCTCGAGCTGGAACAGCAGCGCCTGTTTTTCAAAACTTGGCAGGTGATCGGATATCACGAGCAGGTAACCAAACCCGGCGACTACTTTACGTTCGATCTGTTGGGAGAGCCGCTGCTGGTCGCGCGTGGAACCGATAACGCTCTGCGCGGGTTTTACAACGTGTGCCGCCATCGCGCGGGCCCGCCGGCCGAGGGCTGCGGTTCGCGAAAGGTATTCCGCTGCGGATATCACGGCTGGACCTACAACCTCGAAGGCCAATTGCTGAATGCACCGGAGATGGAAGGAGTTTGCGACTTCGATCCCCGCCAGTTCGCACTACGTCCGATTCCCGTTGATGAATGGGGAGGGCTGGTGTTCGTGAACCTGGATCCGCAAGCCGAGCCGCTATTGCGCGATTTGCGCGAATTGCCCGAGCAGGCAGCCAAATTCGGCTTCGACAAGATGCGCTTCTACAAACGTCACGACTACATCATGGAATGCAACTGGAAAGTCTACATCGACAATTATCTGGAGGGGTACCACCTGCCCAGCGTGCATCCCAGCCTGAACCGCGAGTTGGATTACAGCCAATATGTGACAACGCTATATGCGCGGCACTTGCTGCAGTATTCGCCTATTCGCGGACCGGAGAATGAATCGACCAGCGAGCGCCGCTACCGCCAGTCAGAAGCAGAGCTGGCCGCGGAATACTACTGGATTTTTCCCAACTGGATGCTGAACTGTTATCCCGACAATATGTCGTTAAATATTGTCCTGCCGCTCGGGGTGGAGCGCACGGTGGCTATTTTTATCTGGTTTTTCCCCGAGCCCACGCTCAATACCGACACGCCCGAGACGACCTTCCGTTTCAGCGACGAAATCCAGATTGAAGATGGACAGATCTGCGAAGTCGTGCAGCGCAACCTGAGGTCGCAGAGCTACGATCGCGGACGCTACAGCGCGAAGCAGGAGAAAGGCGTGCACCAGTTCCACCGGCTGTATGCGGAAGCGATGGGGCTGGAAGGGAGGAGGTAG
- a CDS encoding amino acid permease produces MESTRAQLDAKEQPVPQPRPGLVRGMSLLDSALLIIGGTIGSAIFLTPSDVATAVPAPLLYLGVWAAGGVVSLMAAFAFGELGAMFPEAGGQYVYLREAYGDFAAFLYGWMMFVAGSSGGVAAIAVAFAEYFGRVATPLAAEKVIMAAPGVTVHDWRLAGSVWHLTRGDVVAIAAILLLTAINVRGLRPAVVLQNVATWIKYLALAAFIVFGLTLGRGSWGHFSSAGIRESFAHGMYPLMTAVGVAFIAVFWCYEGWVYIAWTAGEVRNPERNIPRSLVLGLVAVIVVYLAVNAVYMYALPVPGIAQQPAVAQAAAEVLFSPAVAFWLSALIAISCFGATSSNVLAGARVSYAMGRDGLFFKHMGDVHPRFRTPAFALIAQAIWASLIALSGTYEQLFTYTVFAMILSYVACVAALFVFRKRRPDLPRPYRCFGYPWLPIAYEILIGGWVVNTIIHRPRETLANLGLLAVGVPFYLYWHRRTHAAH; encoded by the coding sequence ATGGAATCCACCCGCGCTCAGCTCGATGCGAAAGAACAGCCGGTTCCACAGCCGCGCCCCGGCCTGGTGCGGGGCATGTCGCTGCTCGACTCCGCGCTCTTGATCATTGGCGGAACCATTGGCAGCGCCATCTTCCTGACGCCCAGCGACGTCGCCACGGCCGTGCCTGCGCCGTTGCTCTACCTGGGGGTGTGGGCAGCCGGAGGTGTGGTCTCTCTGATGGCGGCATTCGCCTTCGGCGAGCTCGGGGCCATGTTTCCCGAGGCCGGTGGACAATACGTTTACCTGCGCGAGGCCTATGGCGACTTTGCTGCTTTTCTCTATGGTTGGATGATGTTCGTTGCCGGGTCGAGCGGCGGAGTCGCCGCCATCGCAGTCGCCTTCGCCGAATACTTCGGCCGGGTGGCGACACCTCTGGCGGCAGAAAAAGTGATCATGGCGGCGCCTGGCGTCACCGTCCACGATTGGCGCCTCGCCGGCTCAGTCTGGCATCTCACGCGCGGCGATGTAGTCGCGATTGCCGCCATTCTTCTGTTGACAGCGATCAACGTCCGCGGACTTCGCCCAGCGGTCGTGCTCCAGAACGTCGCCACCTGGATCAAATACCTGGCGCTGGCGGCATTCATCGTCTTCGGGCTGACCTTGGGCAGAGGCAGCTGGGGACACTTCAGCTCGGCGGGAATACGAGAGAGCTTCGCTCACGGCATGTATCCATTGATGACCGCGGTCGGTGTGGCCTTCATCGCGGTCTTCTGGTGCTACGAAGGCTGGGTTTACATTGCCTGGACCGCGGGGGAAGTTCGCAATCCCGAGCGCAATATCCCTCGCTCGCTGGTTCTGGGACTGGTCGCGGTCATCGTGGTTTATCTGGCGGTGAATGCAGTCTACATGTACGCACTGCCGGTTCCGGGGATCGCCCAGCAGCCCGCAGTCGCACAGGCGGCTGCCGAGGTGCTGTTTTCGCCTGCTGTCGCCTTCTGGCTCTCGGCGCTGATCGCCATCTCCTGCTTCGGCGCAACCTCCAGCAATGTGCTGGCAGGAGCGCGTGTGAGCTACGCCATGGGACGCGACGGCCTGTTCTTTAAGCACATGGGCGATGTTCATCCTCGCTTCCGGACTCCGGCATTTGCGCTGATTGCGCAGGCGATCTGGGCATCACTCATCGCGCTCAGCGGGACCTACGAGCAGCTCTTCACTTACACCGTTTTCGCGATGATCCTGTCCTATGTGGCTTGCGTGGCGGCGCTGTTCGTATTTCGCAAGCGGCGGCCGGACCTGCCGCGCCCCTATCGCTGCTTCGGCTATCCCTGGCTGCCGATCGCGTATGAAATCCTGATCGGAGGCTGGGTGGTGAACACCATCATTCATCGCCCGCGCGAGACGCTGGCAAACCTTGGCCTGCTGGCCGTCGGCGTGCCTTTCTATCTCTATTGGCACCGCCGCACCCATGCTGCGCACTAA
- a CDS encoding YggS family pyridoxal phosphate-dependent enzyme: MSIADNLSQVRERIEAAARRAARQPDEIELMAVSKTFPAEIIREAYLNGQRLFGENRVQEFAAKAEALRQLEGARFHMIGHLQSNKAKHATELFDAVDSVDSLKLAERLNEAAATQAAGRRLPVLIEINTGAESAKSGLPPDSPELETLLAAAPRLEHLEIRGLMTIPPFGDDAESARPFFRQLRELRDRIAARHLPGVAMDVLSMGMSHDFEVAIEEGSTCVRIGTAIFGARTKP, from the coding sequence ATGTCGATCGCTGACAATCTGTCCCAGGTTCGCGAGCGCATCGAGGCTGCCGCCCGCCGTGCCGCGCGCCAGCCCGACGAGATTGAGCTGATGGCCGTCTCCAAGACATTTCCGGCCGAAATTATTCGCGAGGCCTATCTGAACGGCCAGCGCTTGTTCGGCGAAAATCGCGTGCAGGAATTTGCCGCCAAAGCCGAGGCACTCCGCCAACTCGAGGGCGCGCGCTTTCACATGATCGGGCACTTGCAGTCCAACAAGGCAAAGCATGCGACCGAACTGTTCGACGCCGTCGATTCTGTCGACTCCCTCAAACTCGCGGAACGCCTGAATGAGGCAGCGGCCACTCAAGCCGCAGGAAGACGCTTGCCCGTGCTGATCGAGATCAACACCGGTGCGGAATCGGCCAAAAGCGGACTGCCGCCGGATTCGCCAGAACTGGAGACCCTGCTTGCGGCCGCGCCCCGGCTGGAGCATCTCGAGATTCGCGGCCTGATGACGATTCCGCCCTTCGGCGACGACGCCGAGAGCGCGCGTCCATTCTTCCGCCAATTACGCGAGCTGCGCGATCGGATTGCCGCGCGTCATCTGCCGGGCGTCGCCATGGACGTTCTCTCTATGGGAATGTCGCATGATTTCGAAGTGGCCATCGAAGAGGGCTCGACCTGCGTGCGTATCGGTACCGCGATCTTTGGGGCACGGACGAAACCATGA
- a CDS encoding DUF167 domain-containing protein: protein MIPVNDTAAGATFSVRVQPRAKKNAIIGELGDSLKLALTAPPVNGKANEACIAFLAEFLNVPRSSVTIAAGETSRNKVIRVAGLTAAEARHRLAAGLGI, encoded by the coding sequence ATGATCCCAGTCAACGACACTGCAGCAGGCGCGACATTTTCAGTGCGCGTCCAGCCTCGCGCGAAAAAGAACGCCATCATCGGCGAACTTGGAGACTCTCTGAAGCTGGCGCTCACCGCGCCTCCCGTGAACGGCAAGGCCAATGAGGCATGCATCGCATTCCTTGCGGAATTTTTGAATGTGCCGCGCTCGTCGGTTACCATAGCCGCCGGCGAAACCAGCCGCAACAAAGTAATTCGTGTCGCAGGCCTGACAGCGGCAGAAGCGCGGCATCGTCTGGCTGCGGGTTTAGGAATCTGA
- a CDS encoding sodium:solute symporter family protein yields MLNLYVTVLVLIVLVLLTLSISRIHTVKTKADFLVAGRSLPAYVLVFTLLSSWIGAGSLFAGAENAFRNGFASLWQPGGGWAGLLIIYFVAPRARRFAQFTIPDLLETRYNTAARILGIIAILFAYTAITSYQFKGGGDILHLATGIDNTTGMYIIASFVIVFTALAGMSSVAYLDVVIGLLITVTCFLAVPLLLDKTGGWSGLHQALPPDRFQVLGHLTLTRALEFFFPTFLLMLGNQSMYQKFFSAKSEKDARIAVVGWIIGTLILETLIVAIAVFGSALFGTDPELTAKPRETIPFVARHGLPPWIGALLMGAVFAKVISTANNYLFSPATNLVNDVYTRFINPHAEHKKILVVSRVLVVLLGLFALMQGAYWTSILAMALYAYTIYSAAITPVVMSAFFWKRATAAGAIVSIALGTLVTIFWNYGGKSFLPPQWAERDAIFPALVVSVPALVVVSLLTAPPPREKLAPLFPEDYPESAPLAAEAKK; encoded by the coding sequence ATGCTCAACCTCTACGTCACCGTCCTGGTCCTGATCGTGCTGGTGCTGCTTACCCTCAGCATCAGCCGCATTCATACGGTTAAAACCAAGGCCGACTTTCTGGTTGCCGGCCGCAGTCTTCCGGCCTACGTGCTGGTGTTCACTCTGCTGTCCTCGTGGATTGGCGCCGGCAGCCTGTTTGCCGGGGCAGAGAACGCGTTCCGCAACGGCTTCGCTTCGCTGTGGCAGCCGGGAGGCGGCTGGGCAGGGCTGCTGATCATCTACTTCGTCGCGCCTCGTGCCCGCCGCTTTGCGCAGTTCACCATCCCTGATCTGCTGGAGACGCGCTACAACACCGCCGCGCGAATCCTCGGCATTATCGCCATTCTGTTCGCCTACACCGCTATCACTTCCTACCAGTTCAAAGGCGGCGGCGACATTCTGCATCTGGCTACCGGCATCGACAACACCACCGGTATGTACATCATCGCCAGCTTCGTGATCGTGTTCACGGCCCTGGCCGGAATGTCGTCGGTCGCATACCTGGATGTGGTGATCGGCCTGCTCATCACCGTCACCTGCTTTTTAGCAGTGCCGCTGCTGCTCGACAAAACCGGCGGCTGGTCTGGGCTGCACCAGGCGCTTCCGCCCGACCGCTTCCAGGTGCTTGGTCATCTCACGCTCACCCGCGCGCTGGAATTTTTCTTCCCGACATTTCTTCTCATGCTGGGCAACCAGAGCATGTACCAGAAATTTTTCTCCGCCAAATCGGAGAAAGACGCGCGCATCGCCGTCGTCGGGTGGATCATCGGCACGCTCATATTGGAAACCCTGATCGTCGCCATCGCTGTCTTTGGCTCAGCGCTGTTCGGAACCGACCCTGAACTCACCGCCAAGCCGCGCGAGACCATTCCCTTCGTGGCGCGCCACGGCCTGCCGCCATGGATAGGCGCTTTGTTGATGGGCGCGGTTTTCGCCAAAGTGATTTCCACCGCGAATAATTACCTGTTCTCACCGGCGACAAATCTGGTGAATGACGTGTACACGCGCTTCATCAATCCACACGCGGAGCACAAGAAGATTCTGGTGGTCTCTCGGGTGTTGGTGGTGTTGTTGGGGCTGTTTGCGCTGATGCAGGGCGCTTACTGGACTTCGATTCTCGCCATGGCGCTCTACGCGTACACGATCTATTCGGCGGCAATCACTCCCGTCGTGATGAGCGCGTTCTTTTGGAAGCGCGCGACTGCTGCCGGCGCGATCGTCTCCATTGCGCTGGGAACCTTGGTGACGATTTTCTGGAATTACGGCGGCAAGAGCTTTCTCCCGCCCCAATGGGCGGAACGCGACGCCATCTTCCCGGCCCTGGTGGTTTCGGTGCCTGCCCTGGTAGTGGTCAGTCTGCTGACCGCGCCGCCTCCGCGCGAAAAGCTGGCTCCGCTGTTTCCCGAAGATTATCCGGAATCAGCTCCCCTTGCCGCAGAAGCGAAAAAGTGA
- a CDS encoding DNA alkylation repair protein — MKPPSQIAAHIRRVLKDGGSAPHSEEVQWFFKEEIASRGWYTQDLRRVAARFRRQLIAEAGLDYLVAVADQLFQGKILEEKVFAVFLLEKSTASFGDKEFRLFESWLGRISTWADHDGLLHYLIGPLILADPKRAARVFRWAWSSNRWHRRAAAVALIRSARERKLFPEIVRLSDFLLEDQDDMVQKGLGWLLRETAKADPRRSMPYLKRICGRAPRLVVRTACETLPKADRDRILKRPPMRTSGKRQPKIPA, encoded by the coding sequence ATGAAGCCCCCTTCGCAAATTGCTGCTCACATCCGCCGCGTCTTGAAAGACGGCGGCTCAGCTCCCCACTCTGAAGAAGTCCAGTGGTTCTTCAAGGAGGAGATTGCGTCGCGCGGCTGGTACACCCAGGACCTTCGCCGAGTGGCCGCTCGCTTTCGCCGTCAGCTTATCGCGGAAGCCGGCCTCGATTACCTGGTCGCGGTGGCCGACCAGCTGTTTCAGGGAAAGATTCTCGAAGAGAAAGTTTTTGCTGTCTTCCTCCTGGAAAAATCCACCGCAAGCTTCGGCGACAAGGAATTCCGGCTCTTCGAATCCTGGCTCGGCCGCATCAGCACCTGGGCCGACCACGACGGGCTGCTGCACTACCTGATCGGGCCTCTGATCCTCGCCGATCCTAAGCGCGCGGCCCGCGTTTTCCGCTGGGCCTGGTCTTCCAACCGCTGGCACCGCCGGGCCGCGGCTGTAGCCCTGATTCGCAGCGCTCGCGAGCGAAAGCTCTTTCCCGAAATCGTCCGCCTCTCCGACTTCTTGCTCGAGGACCAGGACGACATGGTTCAAAAAGGCCTGGGCTGGCTTCTGCGCGAGACTGCAAAAGCGGACCCGCGGCGCTCCATGCCATATCTGAAGCGCATTTGTGGTCGCGCCCCGCGCCTGGTGGTCCGTACCGCCTGCGAGACCCTGCCAAAGGCTGACCGGGATCGAATCCTAAAGCGCCCGCCAATGCGCACTTCCGGCAAGCGCCAGCCCAAAATCCCGGCGTGA
- a CDS encoding carbon starvation protein A, whose protein sequence is MNTFPILLGALCVYALAYRYYSAFIAAKALALDDRRTTPGHVYEDGHNYVPSPKWVLFGHHFAAIAGAGPLVGPTLAAQFGFAPGFLWLLIGAVLAGCVQDFTVLVASIRHRGRSLADVARTEISPFAGTVAMVAVLFILIVTLAGLGIVVVNALSNSPWGVFTIGMTIPIALIMGLWMFKSHAGEIRVVGPSIFGVVLLLSSVIAGHWVAQSAAAHALTFSPHQITFLMALYGFVASALPVWLLLEPRDYLSTYVKLGTIIVLILGVFIVHPNIHFPAFTQFVHGGGPIIKGKLFPFLFVTIACGAISGFHSLVSSGTTPKMIDKETDARFIGYGAMICESMVGVLALIAATSMHPGDYFAINTTPEVFSKLGLATVNLDTFSREVGEKLAGRTGGAVSLAVGMAQIFKGLPGMDRLMGYWYHYAIMFEALFILTTVDTGTRVARYVLQEIMGKAYKPFGNTAWLPGNLFTSFFIVLAWGYLIWTGTISTIWPLFGTGNQLLATIALAVTTTFLINMGKSKYAWITFLPMCFVGVTTVSAGILSIKNIFWPLTHKTGQQMVTGYLDSILMTIFIAGVILVVMDASRRWLATLRGAPVPETAFGPPVTAAGEVKMGCC, encoded by the coding sequence ATGAATACCTTCCCGATTCTGTTGGGCGCCCTTTGCGTTTACGCGCTGGCTTACCGCTACTACAGCGCCTTTATTGCCGCCAAAGCTCTGGCCCTCGATGATCGCCGCACCACTCCCGGTCACGTGTACGAAGACGGACACAACTACGTTCCTTCGCCGAAGTGGGTCTTGTTCGGACATCACTTTGCCGCGATTGCCGGTGCCGGTCCGCTGGTGGGTCCGACGCTGGCGGCGCAATTCGGCTTCGCTCCCGGCTTCCTCTGGCTGCTGATCGGCGCTGTGCTGGCTGGCTGCGTGCAGGATTTCACCGTGCTGGTGGCCTCTATCCGTCACCGCGGACGTTCTCTGGCGGACGTGGCGCGCACGGAAATCAGCCCCTTTGCGGGGACGGTCGCGATGGTCGCCGTGCTCTTCATCCTGATCGTCACCCTGGCCGGCTTGGGAATTGTGGTGGTCAACGCTCTTTCCAACTCACCATGGGGCGTCTTCACCATCGGCATGACTATTCCCATCGCCCTCATCATGGGGTTGTGGATGTTCAAGAGCCACGCGGGTGAGATCAGGGTGGTCGGCCCCAGCATCTTCGGCGTGGTGCTGTTGCTGAGCAGCGTGATCGCCGGACACTGGGTAGCACAGAGCGCAGCCGCGCACGCGCTGACCTTTTCTCCCCATCAGATTACTTTCCTGATGGCTCTGTACGGGTTCGTCGCTTCGGCCTTGCCGGTATGGCTGCTGCTCGAACCGCGCGACTATCTCTCCACCTATGTGAAGCTGGGCACGATTATCGTTCTGATTCTGGGCGTGTTCATCGTCCATCCCAATATTCACTTCCCTGCCTTCACTCAGTTTGTGCATGGCGGCGGTCCCATCATCAAGGGAAAGCTCTTCCCCTTCTTGTTTGTGACTATCGCTTGTGGCGCGATCTCCGGTTTCCACTCTCTGGTCTCCTCGGGGACCACGCCCAAGATGATTGACAAAGAAACCGACGCCCGCTTCATCGGCTATGGCGCCATGATCTGTGAGTCGATGGTTGGCGTGCTGGCGCTGATCGCCGCCACCTCGATGCATCCTGGAGACTACTTCGCCATCAATACCACGCCCGAAGTCTTCAGCAAGCTGGGCCTGGCCACCGTCAATCTCGATACCTTCTCCCGCGAGGTCGGCGAGAAACTGGCGGGACGCACCGGGGGCGCGGTCTCGCTGGCCGTCGGCATGGCCCAGATTTTCAAGGGTCTGCCCGGCATGGATCGGCTGATGGGTTACTGGTACCACTATGCCATCATGTTCGAGGCGCTGTTCATCCTCACCACCGTGGATACCGGCACGCGCGTTGCCCGCTACGTCCTGCAGGAAATCATGGGCAAAGCATACAAGCCCTTCGGCAACACCGCCTGGCTGCCCGGCAACCTCTTCACTTCTTTCTTTATTGTCCTAGCCTGGGGATATCTGATCTGGACCGGCACCATCTCCACCATCTGGCCCTTGTTCGGTACGGGGAACCAGTTGCTGGCCACCATTGCCCTGGCCGTGACCACCACTTTCCTGATCAACATGGGCAAATCGAAGTATGCCTGGATTACCTTCCTGCCCATGTGTTTTGTGGGAGTGACCACGGTGAGCGCGGGAATCTTGTCCATCAAAAATATCTTCTGGCCACTGACTCACAAGACTGGCCAGCAGATGGTGACCGGATATTTGGACTCGATTCTAATGACCATCTTCATCGCGGGAGTCATCCTGGTGGTCATGGATGCGTCGCGGCGCTGGCTGGCCACCCTCCGGGGCGCCCCGGTTCCGGAGACTGCTTTTGGACCACCAGTCACGGCCGCCGGCGAAGTCAAAATGGGCTGCTGCTGA